One window from the genome of Pedobacter schmidteae encodes:
- a CDS encoding helix-turn-helix domain-containing protein has product MKTLGEKFRILRQKKGVNQKAMADLLEISIPAYSKLETGITDPNFSRINQIAQVHDLTLREFLDVGEEGASEQEQVVKQLKEKINQLENSVIRLQSKLIDLYDRDEQNK; this is encoded by the coding sequence ATGAAAACTTTAGGTGAAAAATTCAGAATCTTACGTCAGAAAAAAGGGGTTAACCAAAAGGCCATGGCCGACTTATTGGAAATTTCGATCCCGGCGTATTCAAAGTTGGAAACAGGAATTACCGATCCAAATTTTAGCAGAATAAATCAAATAGCACAGGTACACGACCTGACTCTAAGAGAGTTTTTGGATGTAGGAGAAGAGGGGGCTAGCGAACAGGAGCAAGTAGTTAAACAACTAAAAGAAAAGATCAATCAGTTAGAAAATTCTGTGATCAGGCTACAAAGTAAGCTCATAGACTTATACGATAGAGATGAGCAGAACAAGTAA
- a CDS encoding bifunctional 4-hydroxy-2-oxoglutarate aldolase/2-dehydro-3-deoxy-phosphogluconate aldolase, whose amino-acid sequence MKIKTDPLKVIQDYPVIPVYYNENVQTCIDVLKASYAGGIRVFEFTNRGAQAPENFKALLAYRDEHFGDMQLGIGTIKTVEQAEAYIKLGADFIVSPIVKAELAEVTATHNTLWIPGCMTPTEINLAEELGAPLVKLFPGDTLGIGFLKAIKPLFPNLKFMPTGGVDVNKENIDNWLNAGVTALGFGSKLFQQPENATGYEWLTERCQLLIKMVNR is encoded by the coding sequence ATGAAAATAAAAACAGATCCTTTAAAAGTTATTCAAGACTATCCCGTTATTCCGGTTTATTATAACGAAAATGTACAAACCTGTATAGATGTCTTAAAGGCTAGTTATGCCGGTGGCATAAGGGTTTTTGAATTTACAAACAGAGGAGCTCAGGCACCCGAAAATTTCAAAGCCTTGCTGGCATACAGAGATGAACACTTTGGAGATATGCAGCTGGGTATTGGAACCATAAAAACAGTTGAGCAGGCTGAGGCGTATATTAAACTTGGAGCCGATTTCATTGTGAGTCCGATTGTGAAGGCCGAATTGGCTGAGGTGACGGCGACACATAATACACTATGGATCCCCGGATGTATGACACCAACGGAGATTAACCTTGCTGAAGAACTTGGTGCACCTTTAGTTAAACTTTTTCCTGGTGATACTTTGGGGATAGGCTTTTTAAAAGCAATTAAACCTTTGTTTCCGAACCTTAAATTTATGCCAACTGGTGGGGTTGATGTAAATAAAGAGAATATAGACAATTGGTTAAATGCGGGGGTTACGGCTTTGGGATTTGGTTCGAAACTATTTCAGCAACCAGAAAATGCAACTGGTTATGAATGGTTAACTGAACGTTGTCAGCTATTGATAAAAATGGTGAACAGATAA